From a region of the Constantimarinum furrinae genome:
- a CDS encoding NADP-dependent isocitrate dehydrogenase has translation MSKTAKIIYTKTDEAPYLATHSLLPIVKAFTAPSNIKIETRDISLAARILANFPEYLSESQKVNDALSELGALAKTPEANIIKLPNISASIPQLTAAISELQKKGYPLPDYPEEPKSPDEKKIKATYDKIKGSAVNPVLREGNSDRRAPKAVKNYAKKNPHSMGAWSSDSKTHVATMSQGDFRHNEKSVTIANDGSLKIVLNHNASNELVLKETVPVLKGEIVDGSVMEKKALLNFLQAEFDDAKNKDVLLSLHMKATMMKVSDPIIFGHAVRVYFEELFKKYHKTFDALGVDVNNGFGDLQGKLDELPAGERSAIATDITNILNSNADLAMVNSDKGITNLHVPSDVIIDASMPAMIRNSGKMWDKDGNTQDTKAVIPDSSYADVYQTTIDFCKKHGAFDPTTMGTVPNVGLMAQKAEEYGSHDKTFEIPEEGTVSVIDDQGNIIMTHKVAKGDIWRMCQVKDLPVQDWVKLAVSRARATGSPAVFWLDEDRAHDAEIIKKVNQYLTQHDINGLEIKILSPKKATEYTLQRVKEGKETISVTGNVLRDYLTDLFPILELGTSAKMLSIVPLMNGGGLFETGAGGSAPKHVQQFVKEGHLRWDSLGEFLALAVSLEHLGLTYNNNKALVLSETLDEATEKLLENKKGPSRKVNEIDNRGSHFYLAMYWAEALAAQDKDTLLKDRFTPIAKKMQEEESTIMKELNQAQGHKVSIEGYYWPNEALVSAEMRPSKTLNNILSSIK, from the coding sequence ATGTCCAAAACCGCCAAGATCATTTACACGAAAACCGACGAAGCTCCATATTTAGCAACTCACTCCCTGCTTCCCATTGTTAAAGCGTTCACGGCACCATCAAATATTAAGATCGAAACCCGGGACATCTCTCTCGCAGCCAGAATTCTTGCAAATTTTCCTGAATATCTTTCAGAATCGCAAAAAGTAAACGACGCGCTTTCCGAACTTGGAGCCTTGGCCAAAACTCCGGAGGCCAATATCATTAAACTTCCAAATATTAGTGCATCAATTCCACAGCTCACCGCTGCCATATCCGAGCTTCAGAAAAAAGGCTATCCCCTACCCGACTATCCTGAGGAGCCTAAGAGCCCTGATGAAAAGAAAATTAAAGCTACCTACGATAAAATTAAAGGGAGCGCCGTAAATCCTGTATTACGTGAAGGAAACAGTGACCGTCGCGCACCGAAAGCCGTTAAGAATTACGCCAAAAAGAATCCGCATAGTATGGGGGCCTGGAGCAGTGATTCCAAAACTCATGTAGCTACTATGTCTCAAGGCGATTTTCGACACAACGAGAAATCTGTGACCATAGCAAATGACGGCTCACTGAAGATCGTCCTCAATCATAACGCATCAAACGAGCTAGTACTAAAAGAGACTGTTCCGGTTTTGAAAGGAGAGATCGTAGACGGTTCGGTCATGGAGAAAAAAGCGTTGCTCAATTTCTTACAAGCTGAATTTGATGACGCCAAAAACAAGGATGTTTTGCTTTCATTACATATGAAAGCCACGATGATGAAGGTAAGTGACCCTATTATCTTTGGGCATGCAGTTCGTGTGTATTTCGAAGAATTATTTAAAAAATACCATAAGACTTTCGACGCGTTGGGTGTCGATGTCAACAATGGCTTTGGAGACCTTCAGGGAAAACTGGACGAACTTCCTGCCGGTGAGCGATCGGCGATAGCAACCGATATCACGAACATACTTAATTCCAATGCCGACCTTGCCATGGTGAACAGCGATAAGGGCATTACCAATCTTCATGTCCCCAGCGATGTGATCATCGATGCCTCTATGCCGGCAATGATCCGCAATTCGGGTAAGATGTGGGACAAGGACGGAAATACTCAAGACACCAAGGCCGTTATCCCGGACAGCAGTTACGCTGATGTATATCAAACCACGATCGACTTCTGTAAAAAACACGGTGCCTTCGATCCTACTACCATGGGAACCGTTCCTAACGTGGGCCTAATGGCTCAAAAAGCAGAAGAATACGGCTCACACGACAAAACTTTTGAGATCCCTGAAGAAGGAACCGTCTCGGTGATCGATGATCAAGGCAACATTATTATGACTCACAAGGTCGCTAAAGGGGATATCTGGCGTATGTGCCAGGTAAAGGACCTGCCTGTTCAGGATTGGGTAAAGTTGGCTGTGTCCAGAGCCAGAGCTACGGGTAGTCCTGCTGTTTTTTGGCTGGACGAAGATCGTGCTCACGATGCAGAGATCATTAAAAAAGTAAATCAATACCTGACGCAACACGATATCAACGGACTGGAAATTAAAATACTTAGCCCTAAAAAAGCAACCGAATACACACTACAGCGCGTAAAAGAAGGTAAGGAAACCATTTCGGTAACAGGAAATGTACTACGGGATTATTTAACCGATCTTTTCCCCATACTCGAATTGGGTACAAGCGCAAAAATGCTGTCCATCGTTCCGCTTATGAACGGTGGTGGTTTATTTGAAACCGGCGCGGGAGGATCGGCACCAAAACACGTACAGCAATTTGTTAAAGAAGGCCATCTTCGCTGGGATTCGCTGGGAGAATTTCTTGCTCTGGCAGTTTCATTGGAACATTTAGGTCTTACCTATAACAACAATAAAGCCCTGGTACTTTCGGAAACACTCGATGAAGCCACAGAAAAATTATTGGAAAATAAAAAAGGGCCCTCCCGAAAGGTAAACGAGATCGATAACAGAGGAAGTCATTTTTATCTTGCCATGTACTGGGCCGAAGCGCTTGCTGCACAGGATAAGGATACGCTCCTAAAAGATCGCTTTACGCCGATAGCAAAGAAAATGCAGGAAGAGGAGTCAACGATCATGAAAGAGCTTAATCAGGCTCAAGGACATAAGGTTTCCATTGAAGGCTACTATTGGCCTAACGAAGCATTGGTAAGTGCCGAAATGAGACCGAGTAAGACTCTTAACAATATACTTTCATCAATAAAGTAA
- the murQ gene encoding N-acetylmuramic acid 6-phosphate etherase, whose product MAFTKTTEEDSRYDGLENMSVSELLRNINAEDKSVPYAVEKALPQIEALTEVVSEQLKAGGRLFYIGAGTSGRLGIVDASECPPTFGVSHDVVIGLIAGGDSAIRKAVEFAEDSLDQGWKDLQEHKISEKDVVVGIAASGTTPYVIGALEQCNKNGIVTGCITCNEGSPLASTASYPIEVVVGPEFVTGSSRMKAGTAQKLVLNMISTAAMIQLDRVKGNKMVDMQLSNNKLVDRGTLMVMNELKISREQAQQLLNEHKSVRNAINSYRNESHQ is encoded by the coding sequence ATGGCCTTTACCAAAACCACCGAAGAAGATTCCAGGTACGACGGACTTGAAAACATGTCGGTTAGCGAGCTGCTTCGGAATATAAATGCCGAAGACAAATCGGTACCCTATGCCGTTGAAAAAGCACTACCGCAAATTGAAGCCCTCACGGAGGTTGTTTCAGAACAACTGAAAGCGGGTGGAAGATTATTTTATATAGGAGCCGGAACCAGCGGTCGTTTGGGAATCGTCGATGCGAGTGAGTGTCCGCCCACCTTTGGAGTGTCTCATGATGTGGTAATAGGATTGATTGCGGGTGGTGATTCCGCGATCAGAAAAGCCGTAGAGTTTGCCGAAGATTCTCTCGATCAGGGTTGGAAAGATCTTCAGGAGCATAAGATCTCGGAAAAAGATGTGGTCGTTGGTATCGCCGCTTCGGGCACCACGCCCTATGTGATCGGTGCGTTGGAGCAATGTAACAAAAACGGAATTGTGACCGGTTGTATTACCTGTAATGAAGGAAGCCCTTTGGCAAGTACCGCTAGCTATCCCATCGAAGTTGTCGTAGGTCCGGAGTTTGTCACCGGCAGTTCGCGAATGAAAGCCGGCACTGCTCAAAAACTGGTCCTTAATATGATCTCTACCGCTGCGATGATTCAGTTGGATCGTGTTAAAGGCAATAAGATGGTCGATATGCAATTGAGTAATAATAAATTGGTCGACCGCGGCACGCTTATGGTGATGAACGAATTAAAGATCTCCCGGGAGCAAGCTCAACAACTGTTAAACGAGCACAAGAGTGTTCGAAACGCCATTAATTCTTATAGAAATGAGTCACACCAATAA
- a CDS encoding DUF6095 family protein — MSHTNKALLLKGLKRLAICIPLVVLTTYILTFSFLNKETIPLYIFLPLGIIAMGITIFLLFSGIKIILKAVFGY; from the coding sequence ATGAGTCACACCAATAAGGCATTATTGCTAAAGGGTCTCAAACGATTAGCGATCTGTATCCCTTTAGTGGTGCTTACCACCTATATCCTTACCTTTTCTTTTCTCAACAAGGAAACCATTCCTTTGTATATCTTCCTTCCGCTGGGTATCATAGCTATGGGGATTACCATATTTTTATTATTCAGTGGAATAAAGATAATTCTGAAAGCCGTTTTCGGTTATTAA
- a CDS encoding T9SS type A sorting domain-containing protein produces the protein MKIITSKIILFALLFIFLSGSIAYAQDRIAVIQSPNVVLLDPANGAIVDPSFIDLTPLNPGTPKGIIQVLDEIWISDQIRDRIDRFDLSGTYLSTISGGLDNIKGMAVVNGEVWVTNADNGNGAPGDAIVRFDLDGNNLGSFSTGDSTFDIIDIGGGEVYLSYINGGSRIERRDYSGALLGNVVNNNVVNFVQQMEVVDNTSLYAAVFSVAGANSSGLYEFDRNTGAILNYYGAQGSLRGVAILDDDNVLISNGAGIHILDPGTGNATTVAAGSSQFFGRVSLTPCTPPPTPTGDAMQSFPPGATLADIVVSPSSVTWFATEMDAMNGTNPLPLSTPLVDGTTYYAVNIVNNCLSNFLAVTVEIILSVGDNELAVSSVYPNPTTGLVTISNSQQIEQLTVYTLLGQQVMQQKVNSNKTTLDVSSLSAAIYLIHIDLGDHQQTVRLIKQD, from the coding sequence ATGAAAATCATTACTTCTAAAATCATTCTATTTGCTCTTTTATTCATTTTTCTTTCCGGTAGCATAGCATATGCCCAAGACAGAATTGCAGTGATACAGTCCCCAAATGTAGTACTATTAGATCCTGCAAATGGTGCCATAGTCGATCCTTCATTTATCGATCTTACCCCGTTAAATCCGGGAACACCTAAGGGAATCATACAGGTGTTGGATGAGATCTGGATCTCCGATCAGATAAGAGACCGTATTGACCGTTTTGACCTGTCCGGTACCTATTTGAGCACTATTTCGGGAGGCCTGGACAATATTAAGGGGATGGCCGTTGTAAACGGAGAAGTTTGGGTGACCAATGCCGACAATGGTAATGGGGCTCCCGGGGATGCTATAGTACGGTTTGATCTTGACGGTAATAATCTTGGATCTTTTAGTACAGGTGATTCTACTTTCGATATCATAGATATAGGCGGCGGAGAAGTTTACCTTTCTTATATTAATGGTGGTTCCCGAATAGAACGTAGAGATTACAGCGGTGCTCTCTTAGGAAATGTGGTAAACAATAATGTAGTAAATTTTGTTCAGCAGATGGAAGTTGTTGATAATACGTCACTCTACGCGGCAGTTTTTAGTGTTGCAGGTGCAAATTCGTCGGGGCTTTATGAATTTGACAGGAATACCGGCGCAATTCTGAACTATTACGGTGCTCAGGGGAGTTTAAGAGGTGTGGCCATTCTGGATGATGATAATGTGCTTATATCCAATGGAGCCGGAATACATATACTCGATCCGGGAACCGGAAACGCGACCACAGTCGCTGCCGGAAGCAGTCAGTTTTTTGGTCGGGTGTCGCTTACACCTTGTACGCCTCCACCTACCCCAACCGGGGATGCGATGCAGTCTTTTCCTCCGGGGGCTACGCTAGCCGATATTGTAGTGTCTCCAAGCAGTGTCACCTGGTTCGCCACAGAGATGGATGCAATGAACGGTACCAATCCGTTGCCATTGTCAACTCCATTGGTTGATGGGACTACGTATTATGCCGTGAATATTGTAAATAACTGTTTGAGTAATTTCCTTGCCGTGACCGTTGAAATAATCCTATCTGTAGGAGATAATGAATTGGCGGTGTCTAGTGTTTATCCCAATCCTACTACTGGACTGGTAACCATTAGCAACTCACAGCAAATAGAACAGCTTACCGTATATACATTACTTGGACAGCAGGTGATGCAGCAAAAAGTGAATTCGAATAAGACAACCCTCGATGTTTCATCACTATCTGCAGCAATATATCTGATCCATATTGATCTTGGAGATCATCAACAAACGGTACGACTTATTAAACAGGATTAA